A region of Haliotis asinina isolate JCU_RB_2024 chromosome 9, JCU_Hal_asi_v2, whole genome shotgun sequence DNA encodes the following proteins:
- the LOC137297207 gene encoding tigger transposable element-derived protein 6-like, which produces MGKKRTYTKEDLQMAINDVHMGMSFRKAAKKHGVPVMTISDRVTGKSEGDLHLGRPPTISADLENDIARKLKLAALQGFGITRRQLIIKVSRICKQLGIKNPFKGGIPGKKWIAGFLKRHPDVKLRTPVALSTVRARMLNPIIVDKYFETLGGIIDTLGLSQKPQLIWNIDETGVPLTHQPAKVFAETGIKNIPGRVGNDRDRVTVLACVNATGNTIPPMAIVKGKTQRSLGAYNTKLGVPGTVYTYQERAWMEDQLGERWFEDHFLRYCGSERPQLIILDSHSSHETLGFLEKARENNITVLAFPPHTTQWLCPLDKTVFSSFSREWSFGCSEYMSSSPNNIVCKWEWPRLFRAAYDKAFTASNIINGFRKCGIFPFNPTAIPRSAFAPSQPFDKASTSNSKVANPETPEAANDAVTRKVAATPDQTPSTSAPQEPDLPEGAEVLTAEEFILSVLSGDVPSSFDESGNMIVEIASDEGMSLRQLEAVNKEFSLPETKTSEGKVNPRKLTSHRILTSDHIIEMKRKKVEQKRKNEAEKKARKEQRELKQKLKKNDN; this is translated from the coding sequence ATGGGGAAGAAAAGAACATATACAAAAGAGGACCTTCAAATGGCAATTAACGATGTACATATGGGCATGTCGTTCCGGAAGGCGGCCAAAAAGCACGGTGTGCCCGTCATGACCATATCAGACCGCGTCACAGGAAAATCTGAAGGCGACTTGCATCTTGGGCGTCCACCAACCATCTCCGCAGACCTTGAAAATGACATTGCTAGAAAACTGAAATTAGCTGCGTTGCAGGGTTTCGGAATTACTCGACGTCAGTTAATTATAAAGGTGTCTCGAATTTGCAAACAGCTGGGTATTAAAAATCCATTTAAAGGGGGTATTCCTGGCAAGAAGTGGATAGCGGGCTTCCTAAAACGTCACCCTGACGTGAAGCTCAGAACTCCAGTGGCGTTATCCACAGTGAGAGCAAGGATGTTGAACCCCATCATCGTGGACAAGTATTTTGAAACTTTAGGTGGTATCATAGATACCCTAGGTTTAAGCCAGAAACCACAATTAATCTGGAACATAGATGAAACTGGGGTCCCTCTGACTCACCAGCCAGCGAAAGTTTTTGCTGAAACCGGCATCAAAAACATTCCTGGCCGAGTCGGAAATGACCGAGACCGAGTTACGGTGCTGGCCTGTGTTAATGCCACAGGGAACACCATACCGCCAATGGCCATTGTGAAAGGGAAAACCCAAAGAAGTTTGGGTGCCTATAACACAAAACTCGGTGTTCCAGGTACTGTGTATACATACCAGGAGAGAGCATGGATGGAGGATCAGCTGGGGGAGAGATGGTTTGAAGACCATTTTCTCAGGTATTGCGGCTCAGAGAGACCCCAGCTGATCATCCTTGACAGCCATTCATCTCACGAGACGCTGGGTTTTCTGGAGAAGGCACGCGAGAATAATATTACAGTTCTCGCGTTCCCTCCCCACACGACCCAGTGGCTCTGTCCGCTAGATAAAACTGTATTTAGTTCGTTTAGTAGGGAATGGAGCTTTGGATGTTCGGAGTATATGAGCAGCAGCCCCAACAACATCGTTTGTAAGTGGGAGTGGCCGAGGTTATTCAGAGCTGCTTATGACAAAGCATTCACCGCCAGCAACATTATCAATGGCTTCAGGAAATGTGGGATATTTCCCTTCAATCCCACAGCCATCCCCAGATCAGCCTTTGCACCATCTCAACCATTTGATAAAGCTTCCACATCAAACTCCAAAGTAGCCAACCCTGAAACCCCCGAAGCTGCCAATGATGCAGTTACACGTAAAGTTGCAGCGACTCCCGATCAGACACCATCAACATCCGCTCCGCAGGAGCCTGACCTTCCTGAGGGAGCAGAGGTCTTGACAGCTGAGGAATTTATACTCTCTGTTCTCAGTGGAGACGTCCCTTCTTCATTTGATGAATCTGGCAATATGATTGTAGAGATTGCAAGTGATGAAGGGATGTCTCTTAGACAACTGGAGGCAGTAAACAAGGAATTTTCTTTGCCTGAAACTAAAACTTCAGAAGGCAAAGTCAATCCCAGAAAGCTGACCTCACACAGAATATTGACAAGCGATCATATcattgaaatgaaaagaaagaaagttGAGCAGAAACGGAAAAATGAAGCAGAAAAAAAGGCCAGAAAAGAGCAGAGAGAACTTAAACAAAAACTTAAAAAGAATGATAATTGA
- the LOC137296590 gene encoding transmembrane protein 121B-like: protein MWVGDCFVRCCGTLNGIPARIFCILLLLAQGDILDYYLAKYQTQASWAWIAFDFLNVGIFITSFIISRRHLALQKAGDEQTKAFTMGWLAWLVYSVSLVARMAIACNKFSFRLSEDTFFGPNTLKTSLALASCVFVLLLTSHHDAPPASERRRYIEELTGTVVFDVLDTVDVLEVMFDKSSRDLFLPGLQEAVLAVAGLNLIIPTVPLITLSLTNFGYKKMPKRLVALHKLLVVLVVNVPNLLVRLVLWHGFSVGISSFMLKNLILICIVMYDFYEHKKMKYDEHAEAIEMRKKDVLLTANPAVVNGQSDVTEFSMQERI, encoded by the coding sequence ATGTGGGTGGGGGATTGTTTTGTTAGATGTTGTGGAACCTTGAATGGCATCCCTGCCCGGATCTTTTGCATTTTGCTTCTACTCGCACAAGGAGATATTCTGGATTATTACCTGGCCAAATATCAGACCCAAGCCAGCTGGGCATGGATAGCGTTCGACTTTCTCAACGTCGGCATCTTCATCACCTCCTTCATCATATCACGACGACACCTAGCACTACAGAAAGCCGGAGACGAGCAAACTAAAGCGTTCACAATGGGTTGGTTAGCGTGGCTTGTGTACTCTGTAAGCCTAGTAGCAAGGATGGCTATAGCTTGCAACAAATTCTCCTTCAGGTTAAGCGAAGACACATTCTTTGGTCCCAATACATTAAAGACGTCCCTAGCCTTGGCGTCGTGTGTATTCGTCTTGCTGTTGACGTCTCACCATGACGCTCCTCCTGCTAGTGAACGCAGGCGATATATTGAAGAACTAACGGGAACCGTTGTCTTTGACGTCTTGGACACTGTGGATGTGTTAGAGGTGATGTTCGACAAGTCATCAAGGGACTTGTTCCTTCCAGGACTTCAGGAAGCTGTGTTAGCGGTGGCAGGTCTCAATCTCATTATTCCAACGGTGCCCTTGATCACACTCAGTCTGACCAACTTTGGGTATAAGAAGATGCCGAAACGTCTTGTAGCACTACACAAGCTGCTTGTGGTGCTGGTGGTGAATGTTCCCAATCTTCTGGTTCGGTTAGTTCTCTGGCATGGCTTCAGTGTTGGAATCTCCTCCTTTATGCTAAAAAATCTCATTCTCATCTGCATCGTCATGTACGATTTCTACGAGCACAAGAAGATGAAGTATGACGAACACGCTGAAGCTATAGAAATGAGAAAGAAAGATGTACTGCTCACAGCCAATCCTGCTGTGGTTAATGGACAAAGTGATGTCACCGAATTCTCCATGCAAGAACGAATTTAA